Below is a window of Cygnus atratus isolate AKBS03 ecotype Queensland, Australia chromosome 3, CAtr_DNAZoo_HiC_assembly, whole genome shotgun sequence DNA.
TACCTGCCTCGGGCAGAGCCCGGGGGGGGTTCCCCGGGGCCCCGTCCCCCGCCGCCGAGCGCAGCCCCGGGGATGCTGCGCCGGGGAGGCTCCGGCGAGCTCTGGGCTCCGGAGGAGGCTGCCTCGGCTCGTCCTCGGGGCGGTGACGGCAGGGGGAGGGCgaggggggggcggccccgctcaGCATCAGCCGCACGGagctcctgcccccccccccccccccccccccgcggggctTCCCCGGgcggggggaggctgcgggcTCTGCTGGAGGCCGGGGGGTCCTCGGCCGGgaatgtgggggggggggggggggaaggggagggggcgctggggggggtgaggggggtgagggggggcggggggggggggtgcagctCGGCGTGGGAGGGGGCACTGCATGGGGATGTCCGTGGGGTGTCCCCTGGGATGCTGCATGCAGTGGTGCACAGGGATGGTGAATGGGGCGTTGCACTGGGATGTACTGGGATGTTGCACTGGGATGGTGGGATGGTGTAATGGCATGGTGCATGGGGATGGTGCACTGGGACAGTGCCCTGGGGTGGTGCACTGGGGTGTTGCACTGGGGTGGTGCACGGGGATGGTGGGATGGCGTAATGGGATGGCGCACTGGGATGGCGCACTGGGAGGGTGGGATGGTGCACTGGGATGTCGTATTGGGATGGTGCACGGGGATGGTGCACTGGGATGGTGCATGGGGATGGTGCACGGGGATTGTACACAGGGGTGTTGTACTGGGATGGTGCACGGGGATGGTGCATGGGGCGTTGCACTGGGATGTACTGGGATGGTGCACTGGGATGGTGGGATGGTGCACGGGGATGGTGCATGGGGATGGTGTACTGGGATGGTGGGATGGCACACTGGGATGTTGTACTGGGATGGTGCACAGGGATGGTGCACGGGGATGGTGCATGGGGCATTGCACGGGGTATATGGGGTATTCCAAGGAGCACTGGGTGCAGGGGGTGTTGCGTGGGGCATCACGGGGTCTTTACGGGACCTTGCGCGGGGCACTGCGCAGCGCATTGCGTGGGGCATTGCAAGGGATGACCCATGGGGTATTGCAAGAAGCATGGAAAGAAGAATCGCCCGCTGCCCGCCTCCTGGCACTGGCGGAGGCGGGGGCAGAAGCAGAGGACTGGGGGCAAACAGCCCCCAGGGTTCACCCacctgcctggggctgtggTTTGGGGCTAACCTGCCTGTGggcagggcagctctggggagcGGCggtgtccctgccatgggcGAAATGGGGTGCACGTCTGGAGCTGGCCCAGCACCTCCCCATGCCATGTCTCAGCCTGCGTTTGCCCCATAAAACGCTGCCAAGGGGGCTGTGGCAAAAGTGGGAGAGCAAAGCCAAGGCGTCCTGCATCTCCCCACCTCGCAGAGCCTTCATCCCTCCACCCGCGGCCACGCACCGAGTCACCCCCGGCCGGTCCGAGGTGCAACaggggcttggggacagggatggggacaaggacagggatggggacagggctgctTGGTCAGCTCCCCATCTGCAGGAGGATGGGAAACCCCGAGCCCGCCCGTGCTCACCTCCCCGAAGgctcagccccgtccccagaccagcctctctccttccttcctgctaGGAAATGTAACGCGCAGCCTTCCTGCGACTGAAGCCCAGGACTGCAATTTCCAGCCCTGGGGGACCTGGGGAATCATCGGCTTCCTTTCCCCCGGGAGATAAACGAGGAGGCAGAGCCAGGCTCGGGGGGGTGCCGGAATTTGCTGCTCCCCCCAAGGAATTTTCTGCGCCCCATCCCGCCTCCGTTCCTGGTGTCctcagggtgctgagcaccagcaaTGCAAAGCCCCTGTGCGGGGTCCTGAGCCCACGGGGACATGTCCTAAGGCTGCCCGCAGGGCCAGGggaaggggtggtggtgctgggggtgctcgGCTGGGCcccggggctggaggaggaggacagaggagTGAAGAAGAGGGGCAGGGATCACCTGGGGAAAGCCGGGGTGCTGCGAGGACAGCCCGGGACGTGTGCTCCCTGGATTTGGAAATGGATCCGGGTCCAGGGGGGTGAGTCTGGTAAGGCCATGGTGAGTGAATcgggagaaaaaaagacaaccgACGTCGATTCTCTGGGCAGGACATTTCTTCTGGACTCCCCGTTTTCTGGAGCTGACTTCTGGTCGGGCAGCGAGGGGGCTTGGGGGAagcgcccccccccggctgggTCTGTCCCCGAGTGTCCCATGGGCACGGGGCAGCCGAGGGGACCGTGCCTGCCGCAGCCTCACCAGGAGGTGCAGATGCAAACGGTGCTGGGCACCGCTCGGAGGCGATGAGCAGCCCGCAGCGAGCAGCCAGCGAGCCCTCTCCGTGCCATTCCGGAGCCGGAGGGGCTGCAGGCGGCCGCGGCCGTCCTCAGGCAGCAGAGGACGGAGATAAAACAGACACGGAGATCACGCTGACGCCTGGCAGAGCGCAATGCCTCTTTATTCCACTGCCTGCAGCGCCTGAAGTCGtgccgctgccgctgcccccGGGGATCCCTGCCTCgtgcccagccccggggccgtaCGGGGACAGCAGGGACCCCATGGCCGGCATGGCAGGGTGGCCAGGACACACCGTGCCCGGAGACCCCCCCCCTGGCTCCCGAATTCACCGGGGTGTTCTGCCTCCAGCTCTTTTCCTGGTGCCCAAAGCCCCGTGGGCTTGGTGCACTCCGGATGCCAGCTTCGATTTACTGCTGGGTGGTTCGTGGCTCTGCCCGGCGCTTCCCGGCGTGCGCGTGCACAGCCaacctgtccccagccctgtccccagccctgtccccagccctgtccccagccctgctgctccccagcctcctgctcccagcagccggGGGGTGACGGGGTCTTTTAGCTTGTGAGCCTGGAccaggctggggctgtgtgACGGATTAACGGGGGCTGGCGGTGGCTCTGCCCACGCGGGGACGCATCCAAGAGGGCTGCGATGCGGGGAGGTCACCAGCGGGATGCAGCCGAGCCCCAAAGGAGCTGGGGTTCATTTTTAAGGCACTTTGGGGGTACTGGGGAGCCCCGGGAACGTGCTCAGATACTGGCGCACGAGTCTGGCAAGCTTCAAATGCTGCATGGACAAAGCACGCTCGGGGAGGGCCCAAGGGtgcaggagcctgcagcagagggggTCTCCCCGTGCACACGGGGCTGTGCTACAGCAGGGCGCAGCTCCTGCGGGATAAATGCATTAAAGACTTGGGGCTGGGGCTACGGGCAGcacacagcaggctgcagcctcccgtCCCTCCCGGTGCCAGCCCGGCACCCGGCTTGTTCCGCAAACCTGGGGCCGCGCGGAGGAGCCGGACGCCCCGAAAGCGGTGGGAGCGAGCTGGCTGGGGGGCAAAAGAGGGTCCTACCAGCAAGCAAGGCCTTACAGAGGGCGGGGGCAGAGCCCGGCCCCGCGTCCTAGGGCTGGGCGCCGGCGGCAGCGCGGGCGGCCGAGCGCTGCAGGCGCTGGTTGAGCTCGTCCTGGAGGCGGCGCGAGGAGGCGTCGAGGGCGCGGGCCAGGCGGGCGGTGAGCCGCAGGACGTGGGCCACCACGCGGACGTCCTTCCGCAgcctggggacggggacagcgGGCTCAGAGGCACCCcagggggctgcccccggcgtgggcagggctgctcctggggtTTGTACGGCTCGAGGGCCAAGCCATCCTCCTTACATCCCACCCCGGAGCGAGCAGCGGGACCTGGCACGATGGGGGACCTCCGGCCACCCCGTTGGCTTTAGGATAGGGATGCATGCATGGGTATTAACGGCAGAGGCTTGCTGAGCATCCAAATCCCACGTGCGCCCGCCACGAATCACCCTCGGAGCCCCCCCCGACCTGGTTTTTGGTagcctggggctggctcccaCCCGCACCACTGGGGGTCACGCTCCCTCCTGCGCCCACCTCCTCCGGGGAGCACCCCCCTGCCTcgccgcctccccccgccccccccccccccccccccggctctcacttctccctcttctccacCGCCTGCGGGTGCTCGGTCTCGGCCACGTGCGCCTCCAGCTCCCTGCGGACGTTGTCCAGGCTCTCCTGGAACTCCCGGTTGGCCCCGCGGATGGCGGGCAGCGCCTCGGCGATCACGTCCTGGTAGCGGGGCCGGTGCTCCtccagcgccgccgccgcctccacGTCCTGCAGGCTGGCCCTGGtctgctgcaggaggctctgGAGATGCTCCAGCTCCTCGCGGGAGGCCgaggggggcggccgggggggcccgcaggggctgggggtgtggaAGGTGACGCCGCAGCGCTCGGGGACCCCCGGCTCCGCATCCTCTTCTGGGGTCCCCTGGGTGCTGGCGGGGGGGAGCAGGGcgcagagccccagcagcaggcaccatGCGGGGCCCCGCGGGACCATGGCGTCCTGCGGGGagacggggaggggggggggggcctcagcaccctgcagagggggtgggggggctgcggctCAGACCCCCCCCCTCTGGGAGCCTTTCGGCTCCCGCCAGGGACCCTCAGATTTCAGCTCGCACCAGCGAAATTCCCCAGGCCCCCTTGTTTTTCCCTGCCTACAATTTCCAGCTGCTGGGATGTGGGGGTtcggggtgctgagccccactCTCCCCGCGCCACGAGGACCCCTTCTGCGCCCCTAAGGTGCCAGGGGGAAACCGGGGCACGGAGGGGGCGAGGCTGATCCTGCTAGGGGGGCAGCTCGCcgcccagaccccccccccccccccacctctgGCTCCAAGGAGAAGCAGGGGGccacggcgggggggggagcagaCAGTGCGGCTCTTTCAAAACCACCGCTGGAAACCGCTGGAAACCGCTGGCGCCGGGGCTGGCGGGTGGAGACCGGAGGCTGCCGGCGAGGGCGAGGAGGTTCTGGATGtcctggggtgggggtgggggggtggtggtggcagtggtggtgCTCAGCCCCGGTACCCcgctgcagcaggacaggatGGGACGGGGAGGGAACGGGGCTGCCGCGAGCATCCTTGGGCGCAGCGAGCGCCCGGGGTCTCAGCACCCAGCCGGGGGCTCTCGGCTTGGAGCCCCCCAGGGAGCGGGGACGGATCCGGAGGCGCCGCGTGGGGACGGTGCAGCGACCGAAGCGGCGTCGTGCCCAGGGGCCCGGCCGTGCCGTGAGCTGGCCGGGGCTCAGCGCGGCCGCCCGGGCTCCTGCTGGCAGCGGGGAGCTGGAAGGAGCGGCACCAGGCCGGCAGAACCCTTGCCTTGCCTCTCCTCGCTCCCCGAAAAAGGCTCCCGACCAGGAGAGACCGGAGGCTGCGGACAATCCCCGTGCCCACCGGCGGTCCGAGCCGCGCCAGGTGCTGGGTGAGGGGCTTTCAGCCGCTCCCCTGCTGTGGGAGCACCGCCGGTCAGGCTCCCCGCCAGgattttgggggattttttttttttttgggggggggggggggggggggggcgggggtgggatgggatgggggacTCCGCGCCCCCGGCAGCGGGGTACCCACAGATGCTAAATGCATGGCTCCTCCGGGCTTGGACCCTGCCCaaagcagccccccccccccccccatcccataACCATCCCAGCAGGGAAtgccccagctgtgctgcgctttgtttgcaaaaatgcaattccccccccccccatccctgtcccccccccccccgccgtgcccctTTGAAGCTTCAGCCTCACCGCTTACTGtgcagatggggaaactgaggcaggggcCGGCATTGCCGGGCTCCCTCCGCCGTGGCACACCGCGGCTGCTCGCcccccccgcagcgccccccccccccccccccccagcccctgccccgctcaCCGCAGCGCTCGGCTCGGTGGCTGTCCCACGACGGGCACTGCCGGCGGCTCCGGAGGCTGGGGGCCGGCCCACGCTGCACACGCGCATGCACACGCACGTGCACACGCACGCCGTGCTTGGCGCCGGGCACGCCGTGCTTCGAGGGCTGCATGCACGGGGGTGTGCACACCCCCAGGCCGTGGGTGCTGCGAGAGAGGTAGGGATGTTGGCCGCGGTGGGCTCAGCCTCACACACGTGTGCATATATGTGCTAAGCGTGCAGACGTGTGCTGGGCATGCACACACCTGCTTGGTGCGCATACGTTTGCTTGGCGGTGCACGCATGCTCAGCACGCATGTTTGTGCACACACATGGTCGGCATCCACACGTGTGCCCGGCAATGCACAGACGTGCTCCATGTGCACACATGTGCTCCATGTGCACACACGTGCTCAGCGTGCGTGTTTGTTCACACACTTGCTCAGCATCCACACATGTGCCCAGCAATGCAGCAAACGCACACGTGCTCAGCGTGCACACATGTGCTCAGCGGTGCACACACGTGctctgtgtgcacacacacgcCCGGCAACATAGACATGAGCTCAGTGTGCACACACGTGCTCAGCAGTGCACACGCATCCTCTGCACACTCACGCCTGCCTGGCAGTGTGCACACGTGCTCAGCATCCACGTGCGTGTTTGGTATACACGGGCCACGTGCATGTTTGTGCATACATGTGTGTGCTTGTGCATGTGTACATATAGCTACATTTCATGCATGTTTCTGTGCATGCTTGTGCAAACGGATGTGTGCctgcatttgtgtgtgtacacGTTTGTGTGTACATACGTGGAGGTCTGTGACGTGCACACATGTAGGTGTGTGAGTGTGACCAGGTACGTAGGTGTGCATGCAGGTGTGCAGGTGTGCACGCATGTATGCAGGCATGCGTGggcatgtgcatgtgtgtgtgcgtgcgtgtgtgcatgcatgtgtgtgtacatgtgtgtgcatgtctgcAGCACACGGCAGCCCTTCTGCCCGTGCACCCCTGCCCCTTTTCACTCTGAACCCCATGAGGCCACTTGAGCTCTGCGTGGCCGAGGTCCGGCCGAGCAGTGGCACGGATCCCCCAGGCTCAGCCTCATACGAGACCTCGGAGAATCCACGCAGGAGAgagcgcggggcggcggcgctaGGACCCAGCACGGCGccgcgggcggggggggggggggcgcggtcagggggcggggggaggcgcGGCCTGAGGGCGGGGGCCGAGGTCAGACGGGGGAGGCGTGGTCAAGGGAACGGGGGCGGGGTCGGGGGCGTGGCGATCGGTTGACGGGCGTGGAGAGGGGCGTGGCCTCGCCGCGGCTGGTCAGGGGTCGCGGGTTCGAGTCCCGGCGCAGACGGCGGCCACCATGTCGCGGCGGGCGGTGCTGTTCGACCTGGGCGGCGTGCTGTTCGGGCCCGGCCTGCAGCACCACCTGGGCTCCTGCGAGCGGGACTGCGCCCTGCCCAGGtacggctcggctcggcccggcccggctcggcacggcacggcggtGCCCGGCCCCGCGTTCTCCTTTCCGCCCGACCGCGCCGCGGCGGGTCGCCGCTCGGCCCGAGAAACGTGGAGACGAGGCGGCGATTTTGTGtgtgccgccgccgcccgcgccggTTTGGTCGGAGTGGGGTCCGcgaggggatgggatggggtgggataGGAACaggaatggggatggggatgggatggggtggggtgggatgggagggagggatgggacgggacggaACGGGACAAAATGGGATGGGACGGGAGggataggatgggatgggatgggacgggatgggacgggatgggaatgggacgggacgggatgggatgggatggaataggacaggatgggatggggtgggatgggaatggggatgggatgggacaggatgggTTGGGAGGGGATAGAAGGGGTTGGacgggacaggacaggacaggatgggaggaatgggatgggatgggatgggacgggacgggatgggatgggatgggatgggatgggatggaaggggatgggatgggatgggataggaGGGGATGGAcaggacgggacgggacaggaGGGATAGGACGGGACGGGAGGGATGGGACAAGACGGGAggggatgggacaggatgggatgggatgggatgggatgggatgggatgggatgggatgggtgggctgggctgggatggggcaggacaggacaggacagaatGAGATGCGACAGGAGGGACGGGATGGGACTGGAGGGATAGAGAGGGACAGGATGAGACAGGACAAGATGGGACAAGACGGGACGAGATGGGACGGGACGAGACGGGACAGGACGGGACAGGACGGGGCAGCAACCGCCTGGCGGTGAGGCAAGCTGGGTGACTCCTTTGGGGGAGCCTCGAGCGGAGGCAGCCGAGCCCCAGAGCCCCAACGGGGGTGCTTAGTGCGGGTGTCACAGCTTGGGGCCCCTCAGATCCCCGCCACATCCCTGTGCACCAGCACCCTCCGCAGCTGGGCACCTCCACCGCGCTCCCTTGGGGCTGTTTCGCCACCCCCCTGTCCCACAGCACCCTTTCACCCCTGGCACCGCTCCCCAAAACGCTGCTGGACGCAGCCCAAGCGGCTGACATTGGGTGTTTAACCCCATCCTGCCCCGCAGCACCGGCTCTGCAGCCACCTTTTCCCCCAAAAAGCAGCACCCGGTGCACCGTGCTGAGCCCCGAGGGACCCCCCCTGCCCTAttccccagggtgctgggggacCGAAAACCCCACGAGCCTGCACCCAGCAGGCTCAACCTGCTGGCATCGCCCGACGGCTGCGTGGGCACGGGGCTTTCCGTGCCTTTGTGGGGCATGGAGCACTTTCGGGGTGCCACGGGGCCGCGGGGACACCGGGgccaccagcccagccctcTCCCCTGCTGCTCTTTGGCCCAGTTACAGCGTGGCCGGGGTGAAGCAAGGCGTTAGGAAACACCAACGCTGGAGGACGCGGGGCAGGAGGAGCCATAAATTCCTCCGTTATCAGGCGATGAGAGCTTTATTTCCTTCACCttattgaataaaaaaaaggtgacaCCGATCTCGCTGGCACGAGGAGCGCcgctttattttaaaatttgctgcGCTCCCATCGACTCGGAGGAGAGCTTTGTCCCGGAGCCAGCTGCCGTAATCTTGTTTTATTGCCTCCCCAGAAGGCCTTTTGTGATCTCCTGATAGggcaaattattttccttgagCTACAGCTTACAAAATACCTCGCTCTcggcattttattttattttattttttttcccctggcaaATCAGCCCCTTTGCGTACCCGGGCCGAAGTAATTGAGCTGCCATCCGAAATTAATGGGCAGCTCCGTAACGAGGCGATGCGCCCGACCAGGAGATGAGGAGGCAGCGCTGCCCCGAGCCCAGCTCCGCTCCCCGCATCCTCCCCAGCACGCATCGTGCCCCCCTGCAGCTTTGGGGTCTTTCCCTCCCCCTGGTTTTGGGGTCCCTACGGCCAACCTCTCCTCCCTTTTTGCAGCAATTTCTTGCGGGATGTTCTGCTCGCTGGCGGCCCCGACAGCCCCCACGCCAAGGTGATGCGGGGGCAGATCACCCTGTCCCAGGTGagcggggggagccccgggggtgCTCCCGGCCTGCCTCTGGATGGGGTCAGGGGGCTCGGGCTGAGCCCCGTGGGCCGGCTGAATATTTGGGTGgttttttccagctcttctcGGAGGTGGAGGAGGGCTGCAAACAGCACGCCTCGGCCGCGGGCATCGCCCTGCCGCCCGCCTTCTCCATCGCCCGGGCTTTCGAGGAGATGGCCGCCAAGGGGGCGGTCAATGCCCCGCTCCTGCGGGCCGCCGGGGTGCTGAGGA
It encodes the following:
- the LOC118259061 gene encoding uncharacterized protein LOC118259061 translates to MRVCSVGRPPASGAAGSARRGTATEPSAADAMVPRGPAWCLLLGLCALLPPASTQGTPEEDAEPGVPERCGVTFHTPSPCGPPRPPPSASREELEHLQSLLQQTRASLQDVEAAAALEEHRPRYQDVIAEALPAIRGANREFQESLDNVRRELEAHVAETEHPQAVEKREKLRKDVRVVAHVLRLTARLARALDASSRRLQDELNQRLQRSAARAAAGAQP